From a region of the Hemibagrus wyckioides isolate EC202008001 linkage group LG06, SWU_Hwy_1.0, whole genome shotgun sequence genome:
- the LOC131354484 gene encoding G protein-activated inward rectifier potassium channel 1 isoform X4 produces MSALRKKFGDDYQIVTTSSSGSGFGQAGTERKRKRQRFVDKNGRCNVQHGNLGGETSRYLSDLFTTLVDLKWRWNLFIFILTYTVAWLFMASMWWLIAYARGDLSRAHDDKYTPCVANVYNFPSAFLFFIETEATIGYGYRYITDKCPEGIILFLFQSILGSIVDAFLIGCMFIKMSQPKKRAETLMFSEHAAISMRDGKLTLMFRVGNLRNSHMVSAQIRCKLLKSRQTPEGEFLPLDQLELDVGFSTGADQLFLVSPLTICHVIDSKSPFYELSQRSMQTEQFEIVVILEGIVETTGLWSHYLSVMDGSCCGHARRRTFAM; encoded by the exons ATGTCCGCACTTCGGAAAAAATTTGGCGACGACTACCAGATAGTGACCACTTCATCCAGCGGCTCGGGCTTCGGCCAGGCCGGTACAGAGAGGAAGCGGAAACGGCAGCGCTTCGTGGATAAGAACGGCCGCTGTAACGTCCAGCACGGTAACCTGGGCGGAGAAACCAGCCGCTACCTGTCCGACTTGTTCACCACTCTAGTGGACCTGAAATGGCGCTGGAATCTGTTCATATTCATCCTGACCTACACGGTGGCTTGGCTCTTCATGGCCTCCATGTGGTGGCTGATCGCGTACGCGCGCGGAGACTTGAGCAGAGCGCACGACGACAAGTACACACCGTGCGTGGCCAACGTGTACAACTTCCCCTCAGCCTTCCTCTTCTTCATAGAGACCGAGGCCACTATCGGCTACGGCTACAGGTACATAACGGACAAGTGTCCAGAGGGCATCATTCTGTTCCTCTTTCAGTCCATCCTCGGCTCCATCGTGGATGCGTTTCTAATAGGCTGCATGTTCATTAAGATGTCCCAGCCTAAGAAAAGGGCCGAGACGCTGATGTTCAGCGAGCACGCAGCCATCTCCATGCGGGACGGAAAACTCACGCTCATGTTCAGGGTCGGAAACCTGCGCAACAGCCACATGGTCTCGGCGCAGATCCGCTGCAAACTGCTTAAA tctcggCAGACCCCCGAAGGTGAGTTCCTCCCTCTAGATCAGTTGGAGCTGGATGTGGGTTTCAGCACTGGGGCAGATCAGCTCTTCTTGGTCTCTCCGCTCACCATCTGTCATGTGATCGACAGTAAAAGCCCCTTTTATGAGCTCTCCCAGCGCTCCATGCAGACCGAGCAGTTTGAAATTGTGGTGATCCTGGAAGGAATTGTGGAAACCACAG